A single Symbiobacterium thermophilum IAM 14863 DNA region contains:
- a CDS encoding M20 metallopeptidase family protein, whose translation MLSREQVWALARSVEEYGIAVRRRLHRNPELSFAEHDTHQYLAEELQGLGCSFRSHLAGGTGLHVVLGGTRPGPVVALRADIDALPIQEETGLPFASERPGVMHACGHDVHTAILLATARALKSVEQDLPGTVVLLFQPGEEKNPGGASLMIRDGVLDQPKVDAIFGLHVDPYLEAGRMAFASGPVMAAPDELRVTVTGRGGHGAWPHQTVDPVVTAAQIITLLQQVVARNVDPFQPAVLTVGMIHGGTAHNIIPDEVEFIGTVRTMDEGLRRRMPERIEAVIRGVCEAAGASYRMEYERGYPVLVNHPEATETGRRAAAAVLGEDRVGRMEPSMGGEDFAYYLERVPGTFARLGARSPGDAAPHGLHTSRLMIDESCIAVGVAYYIQVVQQFLMGER comes from the coding sequence ATGCTGAGCAGGGAGCAGGTGTGGGCGCTGGCGCGATCGGTTGAGGAGTACGGGATCGCGGTCCGGCGGCGGCTGCACCGGAATCCGGAGCTTTCGTTCGCGGAGCATGACACACACCAGTACCTGGCGGAGGAACTGCAGGGCCTGGGCTGCTCGTTCCGGTCGCACCTCGCCGGGGGCACGGGGCTGCACGTGGTCCTCGGGGGAACGCGCCCGGGACCCGTGGTGGCCCTGCGGGCGGACATCGACGCGCTGCCCATTCAGGAGGAAACCGGGCTGCCTTTCGCCTCGGAGCGGCCGGGGGTCATGCACGCCTGCGGGCACGACGTGCACACGGCGATCCTGCTGGCCACCGCCCGGGCGCTGAAGTCGGTGGAGCAGGACCTGCCCGGTACGGTGGTGCTCCTCTTCCAGCCGGGGGAGGAGAAGAACCCCGGGGGCGCCTCGCTGATGATCCGCGACGGGGTGCTGGACCAGCCGAAGGTGGACGCCATCTTCGGTCTGCACGTCGATCCTTACCTGGAGGCCGGCCGCATGGCCTTCGCGTCCGGGCCGGTCATGGCGGCGCCGGACGAGCTGCGGGTGACCGTGACGGGCCGCGGCGGGCACGGCGCCTGGCCCCATCAGACGGTGGACCCCGTTGTCACGGCTGCGCAGATCATCACCCTGCTGCAGCAGGTCGTGGCCCGGAACGTGGACCCGTTCCAGCCGGCAGTGCTTACCGTCGGCATGATCCACGGCGGCACCGCCCACAACATCATTCCGGATGAGGTCGAGTTCATCGGCACCGTGCGCACGATGGACGAGGGGCTGCGGCGCCGGATGCCCGAGCGGATCGAGGCCGTCATCCGGGGGGTGTGCGAGGCCGCCGGCGCGTCCTACCGCATGGAGTACGAGCGGGGCTATCCGGTGCTGGTCAACCACCCGGAGGCGACGGAGACCGGCCGCCGGGCCGCGGCCGCCGTGCTGGGGGAGGACCGGGTGGGGCGGATGGAGCCGTCGATGGGCGGCGAGGACTTTGCCTACTACCTGGAGCGGGTGCCGGGGACGTTCGCCCGGCTCGGGGCCCGGTCGCCCGGGGACGCCGCCCCCCACGGACTGCATACCTCCCGGCTGATGATCGACGAATCGTGCATTGCGGTGGGTGTCGCGTATTATATACAGGTAGTGCAGCAGTTCCTGATGGGAGAGCGATAG
- a CDS encoding Mov34/MPN/PAD-1 family protein codes for MSAQRRLVIGRRLLQQVLEHCLEEKPLEACGILAGKQGVVTSAFATDNARRSTVLYEVDPEHQGEALRRIAERGEELLGIYHSHPKAPAVPSQSDIAQAVHYPDAIRLIVSLDGPTEVGAFRIADGRVEEVPLQVLERLGGDFCDLRGWRG; via the coding sequence GTGAGCGCACAGCGCAGGCTGGTCATCGGGCGGCGCCTGCTGCAGCAGGTGCTGGAGCACTGCCTGGAGGAGAAGCCCCTGGAGGCCTGCGGCATTCTGGCCGGGAAGCAGGGCGTGGTCACCTCTGCCTTCGCGACGGACAACGCCCGGCGGAGCACGGTCCTCTACGAGGTGGACCCGGAGCACCAGGGGGAGGCGCTGCGCCGGATTGCAGAGCGGGGCGAGGAGCTCCTGGGCATCTACCATTCCCACCCGAAGGCGCCGGCGGTGCCCTCGCAGAGCGACATCGCGCAGGCCGTTCATTACCCGGACGCGATCCGGCTCATCGTCTCGCTGGACGGGCCGACGGAGGTGGGGGCGTTTCGAATCGCGGACGGGCGGGTGGAGGAGGTGCCGCTGCAGGTCCTGGAGAGGCTCGGCGGCGATTTCTGCGATCTGCGCGGCTGGCGCGGCTGA
- a CDS encoding HAD family hydrolase encodes MAIKAVIFDLGGVIFTLGEQGYRREVARRLGLGDALPAAYEEALPALQRGELAEDDLWERLSGRRVPLDAFDDAWEAHFRVNPEMLALAAELRDRGLKTAILSNTQASHVAIMRRMGVLAPFDPVLMSCEVGCRKPEPAIFRLALERLGLPAEQVAFVDDVPEFVAAARSLGIHGIRHTGDVAATRAALLALVGE; translated from the coding sequence GTGGCGATCAAGGCGGTCATCTTTGACCTGGGCGGCGTCATCTTCACGCTGGGCGAGCAGGGGTACCGGCGGGAGGTGGCCCGGCGGCTGGGGCTCGGCGACGCGCTGCCGGCGGCCTATGAGGAGGCGCTGCCGGCCCTCCAGCGGGGCGAGCTTGCGGAGGACGATCTGTGGGAGCGGCTCTCCGGCAGGCGGGTGCCCCTCGACGCCTTTGATGACGCCTGGGAGGCGCACTTCCGGGTGAACCCGGAGATGCTGGCCCTGGCCGCCGAACTGCGGGACCGGGGCCTGAAGACGGCGATCCTGTCCAACACGCAGGCCTCCCACGTGGCCATCATGCGGCGCATGGGCGTGCTGGCCCCCTTCGACCCGGTGCTGATGTCCTGTGAGGTGGGCTGCCGCAAGCCGGAGCCGGCGATCTTCCGGCTGGCGCTGGAACGGCTCGGGCTCCCGGCGGAGCAGGTCGCCTTCGTGGACGACGTGCCTGAGTTCGTCGCCGCGGCCCGCAGCCTGGGCATCCACGGAATCCGCCACACCGGCGACGTGGCCGCGACCCGCGCGGCGCTGCTGGCGCTGGTGGGCGAGTAG
- a CDS encoding LCP family protein, translating to MATRRRTLSIVLAVLLLLLGGFAATAWFGTGPVNVLLMGLDEGRTRTDVVVLAHLEPRKGMLTLLSLPRDTLVEIDCAPLSEWCVTPDKLAHAHAYGGERGPEVTVETVERLLGVDIDHWVRVDFEGFQKVVDLLGGVDLVIDQDMHYEDPYADPPLHIHFEASEEPQHLDGQRALEFVRYRGVTGDIGRTERTKQFLVALARKARETQSLTRLPSAIRTGLAYVDTDIDVRTAFSLAIAALRVDLDRTRMETLPGWDDPGHRRGWVWVPDEEAVAEVVDRLILHPEPPADEPEVGSED from the coding sequence ATGGCAACCAGACGCCGCACGCTGTCCATCGTCCTGGCCGTCCTGCTGTTGCTCCTCGGGGGCTTCGCGGCCACGGCCTGGTTCGGCACGGGCCCGGTGAACGTGCTGCTGATGGGGCTGGACGAGGGCAGGACCCGCACCGACGTGGTGGTCCTGGCGCACCTGGAGCCCCGCAAGGGGATGCTCACCCTGCTGTCGCTGCCCAGGGACACCCTGGTGGAGATCGACTGCGCGCCCCTCAGCGAGTGGTGCGTGACGCCGGACAAGCTGGCCCACGCCCACGCCTACGGCGGCGAGCGCGGGCCGGAGGTCACGGTCGAGACGGTGGAGCGGCTCCTGGGGGTGGACATCGACCACTGGGTGCGGGTGGACTTCGAGGGCTTCCAGAAGGTCGTGGACCTCTTGGGCGGCGTGGACCTCGTCATCGACCAGGACATGCATTACGAGGACCCGTACGCGGACCCGCCGCTCCACATCCACTTCGAGGCGTCGGAAGAGCCGCAGCACCTGGACGGGCAGCGGGCGCTGGAGTTCGTCCGTTACCGCGGCGTCACCGGCGACATCGGCCGGACCGAGCGCACCAAGCAGTTCCTGGTGGCGCTGGCCCGGAAGGCCCGGGAGACCCAGTCGCTGACCCGGCTGCCCTCGGCCATCCGCACGGGCCTGGCGTACGTCGACACCGACATCGACGTCCGTACCGCCTTCTCCCTGGCCATCGCCGCGCTGCGGGTGGACCTGGACAGGACCCGGATGGAGACGCTGCCGGGCTGGGACGACCCCGGACACCGCCGGGGCTGGGTCTGGGTGCCGGACGAGGAGGCGGTGGCCGAGGTGGTCGACCGGCTGATCCTCCACCCGGAGCCGCCGGCTGATGAGCCGGAGGTCGGAAGCGAAGACTAA
- the nadE gene encoding NAD(+) synthase yields MTQQHRTRSLAERAAGEREYMARSGIRTLINSLSGGVDSSTVAAISKQAAPDGALGLILPCSTPEEMKGERLQDVRDAERVAAHLGIPAVTIDLSDLWQQAAALFSAAARELAEKAGVPLEEERLQWAIHNMKPTLRIMTAGFFADTFRGLMMGTGNGVEYFLGYFSLRGDGISDRQPIRDCTKEEVRAMAASAGLPEDLVHRVPTAGLWPGQTDEGELGFSYADADRFLVWILNRHVAEPCLTTTLTVREESVEAILADPGLPVAAEVARRIIDQNRRTAFKRRAGDLEAMLAARGLAPGATGGRQE; encoded by the coding sequence ATGACCCAGCAGCACAGAACGCGTTCCCTGGCCGAGCGGGCCGCCGGCGAGCGGGAGTACATGGCTCGGTCCGGCATCCGAACCTTGATCAACAGCCTGTCCGGCGGCGTGGACTCGTCCACGGTGGCGGCGATCAGCAAGCAGGCGGCGCCGGACGGGGCGCTTGGCCTGATCCTGCCCTGCTCCACCCCGGAGGAGATGAAAGGCGAGCGGCTGCAGGACGTGCGGGATGCGGAGCGGGTGGCCGCGCACCTGGGCATCCCGGCGGTGACGATCGACCTGAGCGACCTGTGGCAGCAGGCGGCTGCGCTCTTTTCAGCGGCGGCCCGGGAACTGGCGGAGAAGGCCGGCGTCCCGCTGGAGGAGGAGCGTCTGCAGTGGGCCATCCACAACATGAAGCCGACCCTGCGCATCATGACGGCCGGCTTCTTCGCCGACACCTTCCGGGGCCTGATGATGGGCACCGGCAACGGGGTCGAGTACTTCCTCGGCTACTTCTCCCTCCGCGGCGACGGCATCTCCGACCGGCAGCCGATCCGCGACTGCACCAAGGAGGAGGTGCGGGCGATGGCGGCCTCCGCCGGGCTGCCCGAGGACCTGGTCCACCGGGTGCCCACCGCCGGCCTGTGGCCGGGCCAGACGGACGAGGGGGAGCTGGGGTTCAGCTACGCCGACGCCGACCGCTTCCTGGTCTGGATCCTGAACCGGCACGTCGCGGAGCCGTGCCTCACCACCACCCTGACGGTGCGGGAGGAGTCGGTGGAGGCGATTCTCGCTGACCCCGGCCTGCCGGTGGCGGCGGAGGTCGCCCGGCGGATCATCGACCAGAACCGGCGGACGGCGTTCAAGCGGCGGGCCGGCGACCTGGAGGCCATGCTGGCGGCCCGCGGCCTGGCGCCGGGCGCGACCGGCGGCCGGCAAGAGTGA
- a CDS encoding ABC transporter permease, with translation MAGARFWRKWTFWHWVTAVSLLVLAVVLVYPVGQLLIKSFVAKDGGFTLKNYVTFLSKRYYRLALTNSLWVCTVSTIIATAIGVPMAFLLTRYRLPGKPLIRTLIILSLLSPPFIGTYSWIVLLGRAGIITRAMEAIGITLPTIYGPRGIILVFSLHFFPYVYLFTSAALQSIDRSLEEAAANLGVNGWTRFRTVTLPLVLPAISAGALMAFMSALADFGTPQLIGEGFQLLPIAAYSEYMNEIGGNPGMAGALSMGLVVISAVALFLQRWVTRRSFSMSSLRPPEVVDLPLGRKILATAFCYLVVLVAILPQVVVVVSSFRKTKGPIFLSEFGLDNYITIFDRVPGAVANTFRLSTVAIVIMVIAGLLMAYVITRRRSAATAALDVMLLVPYVLPGTVIGIALVTAFNRPPLVLTGTATILILSYVIRKISYTVRSASSVLTSLDPSLEEASINLGVGPVASFFRVTAPLVFKGVLAGAVLSWVTTINELSSTIILYHAGTITMPVAIYSQVISDNFGLAAALSTILTLATVVSLWLFNKLAGKDSGLLM, from the coding sequence ATGGCGGGCGCGCGGTTCTGGCGGAAGTGGACGTTCTGGCACTGGGTGACCGCAGTCTCGCTGCTCGTCCTGGCGGTGGTGCTGGTCTACCCGGTGGGCCAGCTGCTGATCAAGTCCTTCGTCGCCAAGGACGGCGGCTTCACCCTGAAGAACTACGTCACCTTCCTGAGCAAGCGATACTACCGGCTGGCCCTGACCAACAGCCTCTGGGTCTGCACGGTCTCCACGATCATCGCCACGGCCATCGGCGTCCCCATGGCCTTCCTGCTGACCCGGTACCGGCTGCCGGGGAAGCCCCTCATCCGCACCCTGATCATCCTGTCGCTGCTCTCGCCGCCCTTCATCGGCACGTATTCCTGGATCGTGCTCCTGGGGCGGGCGGGCATCATCACCCGGGCCATGGAGGCCATCGGGATCACGCTCCCCACCATCTACGGCCCCCGGGGGATCATCCTGGTGTTCTCCCTCCACTTCTTCCCCTACGTCTACCTGTTCACGTCCGCGGCCCTGCAGTCCATCGACCGGTCGCTGGAAGAGGCCGCCGCGAACCTGGGCGTGAACGGCTGGACCCGCTTCCGCACCGTCACCCTGCCCCTGGTGCTGCCGGCGATCTCCGCCGGCGCCCTGATGGCGTTCATGTCCGCGCTGGCCGACTTCGGCACGCCGCAGCTCATCGGCGAGGGCTTCCAGCTCCTGCCCATCGCCGCCTACTCCGAGTACATGAACGAGATCGGCGGCAACCCCGGCATGGCCGGCGCCCTGTCGATGGGGCTGGTGGTCATCTCGGCCGTGGCCCTCTTCCTGCAGCGGTGGGTCACGCGCAGGAGCTTCTCCATGAGCAGCCTGCGGCCGCCTGAGGTGGTCGACCTGCCGCTGGGCCGGAAGATCCTCGCCACCGCCTTCTGCTACCTGGTGGTGCTGGTGGCGATCCTGCCCCAGGTGGTCGTGGTCGTCTCCTCGTTCCGCAAGACCAAGGGGCCGATCTTCCTGAGCGAGTTCGGACTGGACAACTACATCACCATCTTCGACCGGGTGCCCGGGGCGGTGGCCAATACGTTCCGGCTCTCCACCGTGGCCATCGTCATCATGGTGATTGCCGGCCTGCTGATGGCCTACGTGATCACCCGGCGGCGCAGCGCGGCCACGGCGGCGCTGGACGTCATGCTCCTGGTCCCCTACGTGCTGCCGGGCACGGTCATCGGCATCGCGCTGGTCACCGCCTTCAACCGGCCGCCGCTGGTCCTCACCGGCACGGCGACCATCCTCATCCTCTCCTACGTGATCCGCAAGATCAGCTACACCGTCCGCTCCGCCTCGTCGGTGCTGACCTCCCTCGACCCCTCGCTGGAGGAAGCTTCCATTAACCTGGGCGTGGGGCCGGTGGCCTCGTTCTTCCGGGTGACGGCGCCGCTGGTCTTCAAGGGCGTGCTCGCAGGCGCGGTGCTCTCGTGGGTGACCACCATCAACGAGCTCTCCAGCACCATCATCCTCTACCATGCGGGCACGATCACCATGCCGGTGGCCATCTACTCGCAGGTCATCTCCGACAACTTCGGCCTGGCCGCCGCACTCAGCACGATCCTGACCCTGGCGACGGTGGTCTCGCTCTGGCTGTTCAACAAGCTGGCGGGCAAGGACAGCGGCCTGCTGATGTAG
- a CDS encoding M67 family metallopeptidase produces the protein MLWWRRNRREGRPLAAPQRRILIPENIYRRMINHCYEERPLEACGLLVGAAGQVMAGYATDNQARSPVLYRVDDYQLLAAAEEAERRGREITAIYHSHVSSDPVPSQTDIRQATWPEAYYIIISLKGRRPRARAWRIVDGQVSEHRIVIARHYDGEWYDLRRAVQSAGG, from the coding sequence GTGCTCTGGTGGAGGCGGAACCGGCGGGAGGGGAGGCCGCTGGCCGCGCCGCAGCGCCGGATTCTCATCCCGGAAAACATCTATCGCCGCATGATCAACCACTGCTACGAGGAACGGCCGCTGGAGGCGTGCGGGTTGCTGGTGGGCGCGGCCGGCCAGGTGATGGCCGGCTACGCCACCGACAACCAGGCGCGCAGCCCCGTGCTCTACCGCGTGGATGACTACCAGCTGCTGGCCGCGGCCGAGGAGGCGGAACGGAGGGGACGGGAGATCACGGCGATCTACCACTCCCACGTCAGCAGCGACCCCGTCCCATCGCAGACCGACATCAGGCAGGCCACGTGGCCCGAGGCCTATTACATCATCATCTCGCTCAAAGGGCGTCGCCCCCGGGCGCGGGCCTGGCGCATCGTCGACGGGCAGGTGTCCGAGCACCGGATCGTCATCGCGCGGCATTACGATGGCGAGTGGTACGACCTGCGGCGCGCCGTGCAGTCCGCGGGCGGCTGA
- the ruvA gene encoding Holliday junction branch migration protein RuvA: MIAHLRGELVTAGADWVVIDVAGVGYRCLVPASTRSRLPAQGAAVQLYTYLQVREDALTLYGFLTQAEYDLFELLLRVDGVGPKVALAVLSTTDPAAFRRAVAFEDLDAICRVPGIGRKTAQRLVLELKDKIGAVPAGGGGVPDGLPVAVAPAGDAWAEASEALIALGYSRGEAAAALARVRAEAGEAPSVETLVRLALKQLYRG; encoded by the coding sequence ATGATTGCACATCTGCGCGGCGAGCTGGTAACCGCCGGCGCCGACTGGGTCGTCATTGATGTGGCGGGGGTGGGCTACCGCTGCCTCGTCCCCGCCTCCACGCGGTCGCGCCTGCCGGCCCAGGGCGCCGCGGTGCAGCTGTACACCTACCTGCAGGTGCGGGAGGACGCCCTGACCCTGTACGGCTTTCTGACCCAGGCCGAGTACGACCTTTTCGAGTTGCTGCTGCGGGTGGACGGCGTCGGGCCCAAGGTGGCCCTCGCGGTGCTCTCCACCACGGATCCCGCAGCGTTCCGGCGGGCGGTGGCGTTCGAGGACCTCGACGCCATCTGCCGGGTGCCCGGCATCGGCCGGAAGACGGCCCAACGGCTGGTGCTGGAGCTGAAGGACAAGATCGGCGCCGTGCCCGCCGGGGGCGGGGGGGTTCCTGACGGCCTGCCCGTCGCGGTGGCTCCGGCCGGCGACGCCTGGGCCGAGGCGTCCGAGGCGCTCATCGCGCTGGGGTACAGCCGCGGCGAGGCGGCTGCGGCCCTGGCCCGGGTGCGGGCCGAGGCCGGCGAGGCGCCGTCGGTGGAGACCCTGGTCCGCCTGGCTCTGAAGCAACTCTACCGGGGGTAA
- a CDS encoding ABC transporter substrate-binding protein produces MNLRQRAAVALLSLCALVLSACGGSQQPPSNQPPSGGGQQQQQQEPQGSAEPKEIVVYTSHQADIHEPLFKAFEEATGIKVTPVYAATGELFQRMRAEANNPLGDVIFGGGAETHEANKDLLQPYVPKEIDKLAPGTVAKDNSWTGFTALPIVIMYNTNLLTADEAPKSFADLTDPKWAGKIAMPDAAKSGSAYTTVVTILHAMGRDDGKGWEVMKQIAANAKILASSSQGPKGTNDGEYAVSLTHEEAAFKYVAAGGPVGIVYPAEGTSNVPDAVAIIKAAKHPENAKAFIDFMVSQQMQEYVAKELNRRPVRTDVAPPEGLEDVSKIKFLDYDMDWAANQREAVLDQWKDIVVQ; encoded by the coding sequence ATGAACCTACGTCAGCGGGCGGCCGTAGCGCTCCTCTCCCTGTGCGCCCTGGTCCTCAGCGCCTGTGGCGGCTCCCAGCAGCCTCCCAGCAACCAGCCCCCGTCGGGCGGCGGGCAGCAGCAACAGCAGCAGGAGCCGCAGGGGTCGGCGGAGCCCAAGGAGATCGTGGTCTACACCTCGCACCAGGCCGACATCCACGAACCGCTGTTCAAGGCTTTCGAAGAGGCCACCGGCATCAAGGTGACCCCGGTCTACGCGGCCACGGGCGAGCTCTTCCAGCGGATGCGGGCGGAGGCCAACAACCCGCTGGGCGACGTGATCTTCGGCGGCGGCGCGGAGACCCACGAGGCCAACAAGGACCTCCTGCAGCCCTACGTGCCCAAGGAGATCGACAAGCTGGCGCCGGGCACCGTGGCCAAGGACAACAGCTGGACGGGCTTCACCGCCCTGCCCATCGTGATCATGTACAACACCAACCTGCTGACGGCCGACGAGGCGCCCAAGAGCTTCGCCGACCTGACCGACCCCAAGTGGGCGGGCAAGATCGCCATGCCTGACGCGGCCAAGTCCGGCTCCGCCTACACCACCGTGGTGACGATCCTGCACGCGATGGGCCGGGACGACGGCAAGGGCTGGGAGGTCATGAAGCAGATCGCGGCCAACGCCAAGATCCTGGCCTCGTCCTCCCAGGGCCCGAAGGGCACGAATGACGGCGAGTACGCCGTGTCCCTGACCCACGAGGAGGCGGCGTTCAAGTACGTCGCGGCGGGCGGCCCCGTGGGGATCGTCTACCCCGCAGAGGGCACCTCCAACGTGCCTGATGCCGTCGCGATCATCAAGGCTGCGAAGCACCCGGAGAACGCCAAGGCGTTCATCGACTTCATGGTCTCGCAGCAGATGCAGGAGTACGTGGCCAAGGAGCTGAACCGGCGTCCGGTGCGCACGGACGTCGCCCCGCCGGAGGGCCTGGAGGACGTGTCGAAGATCAAGTTCCTGGACTACGACATGGACTGGGCGGCGAACCAGCGCGAGGCCGTCCTCGACCAGTGGAAGGACATCGTGGTCCAGTAG
- the ruvC gene encoding crossover junction endodeoxyribonuclease RuvC has translation MRILGIDPGTARMGYGIVEDAGAGRERAVEYGCLETPPDMRPELRLQALYRGLADLMARHRPDALAVEELFFGRNVTTAIHVGQARGVVLLAAADSGVPVREFTPMQVKMAVTGYGRANKAQVQRMVQALLGLPEIPKPDDAADALAVALAGLHSERLTARLGGLS, from the coding sequence TTGCGGATTCTCGGCATCGACCCCGGCACGGCAAGGATGGGCTACGGCATCGTGGAGGACGCGGGCGCAGGGCGGGAGCGGGCGGTGGAGTACGGCTGCCTGGAGACCCCGCCCGACATGCGGCCGGAGCTCAGGCTGCAGGCGCTCTACCGCGGCCTCGCCGACCTCATGGCCCGGCACCGGCCCGACGCCCTGGCGGTGGAGGAGCTCTTCTTCGGGCGGAACGTGACCACGGCCATCCACGTGGGCCAGGCGCGGGGCGTGGTGCTGCTGGCCGCGGCGGACAGCGGCGTGCCGGTCCGGGAGTTCACGCCGATGCAGGTGAAGATGGCCGTCACCGGCTACGGCCGCGCCAACAAGGCGCAGGTGCAGCGCATGGTCCAGGCCCTGCTGGGGCTGCCGGAGATCCCGAAGCCGGACGACGCGGCCGACGCCCTGGCCGTCGCCCTGGCGGGCCTGCACAGCGAGCGGCTCACCGCCCGGTTGGGAGGTCTGTCGTAG
- a CDS encoding RNA polymerase sigma factor: protein MESAGAAGGLGMVGTGDPLRAAETGGGETEARPAEAAVEAWIQQHGEAVLRLAYASLLNRAQAEDVFQEVFIRAYRHADRLRDPDRVRPWLLQVTMNACRDLRRSWWWRRTREGSGLEGLAEAGEGPAADPAAAAVRADVSQAVARAVRALPDGFRETVVLHYFEGLDAAEIARITGVRVGTVHSRLHRARQLLRRQLEAWGVEP from the coding sequence GTGGAGTCTGCAGGCGCAGCCGGCGGGTTGGGCATGGTTGGGACCGGTGATCCGCTGCGCGCCGCGGAGACCGGCGGCGGGGAGACGGAGGCCCGCCCGGCGGAGGCCGCGGTGGAGGCGTGGATCCAGCAGCACGGCGAGGCGGTCCTTCGCCTGGCCTACGCCAGCCTGCTGAACCGGGCCCAGGCGGAGGACGTGTTCCAGGAGGTGTTCATCCGGGCCTACCGCCACGCCGACCGGCTGCGGGACCCCGACCGGGTGCGGCCCTGGCTCCTCCAGGTCACGATGAACGCCTGCCGGGACCTCAGGCGCTCGTGGTGGTGGCGGCGCACCCGGGAAGGGTCCGGGCTGGAAGGGCTGGCGGAGGCGGGGGAGGGTCCTGCCGCAGATCCCGCCGCGGCGGCGGTCCGGGCCGACGTGAGCCAGGCGGTCGCCAGGGCCGTCCGTGCGCTGCCCGACGGCTTCCGGGAGACGGTCGTGCTCCACTACTTCGAGGGGCTGGACGCGGCCGAGATCGCCCGCATCACCGGGGTGCGGGTGGGCACGGTGCACAGCCGGCTGCACCGGGCCCGACAGCTTCTTCGCCGGCAGTTGGAAGCATGGGGGGTTGAGCCGTGA
- a CDS encoding ABC transporter ATP-binding protein: protein MSKVTIEGVVKRFEGHTAVNGVSLTVESGELFTLLGPSGCGKTTLLRVLAGFYRQDEGNVRFGDQLVNDVQPHKRNTGMVFQNYAVFPHMTVFDNVAYGLRARRVGGEELKRRVMEALEMVRMADLRDRMPAQLSGGQQQRVALARALVIQPQLLLMDEPLSNLDAKLRIEMRTEIRRLQRQYGITTIYVTHDQEEALAISDRIAVMNQGRVEQVGTPREIYFHPQTVFVAGFIGTTNLLRGRVEGGQVRALGAVVREVAAPDGDCTVAVRPEKIALGGGEVTFTGFVEEALFVGSATTVFVRTPAGERIEVRLPNEIDPPRVGEQATFGFRRAAAAVFGAQGEVLP, encoded by the coding sequence ATGTCGAAGGTCACCATCGAAGGAGTTGTCAAGCGCTTTGAGGGCCACACGGCGGTGAACGGGGTCTCCCTCACGGTGGAGTCCGGGGAGCTGTTCACGCTGCTGGGGCCGAGCGGCTGCGGCAAGACGACGCTCCTGCGGGTGCTGGCGGGCTTCTACCGTCAGGACGAGGGCAACGTGCGGTTCGGCGACCAGCTCGTGAACGACGTTCAGCCCCACAAGCGCAACACCGGCATGGTGTTCCAGAACTACGCGGTGTTCCCGCACATGACCGTCTTCGACAACGTGGCCTACGGCCTCAGGGCCCGCCGCGTCGGGGGCGAGGAGCTGAAGCGGCGGGTGATGGAAGCCCTGGAGATGGTGAGGATGGCCGATCTCCGGGACCGCATGCCGGCCCAGCTCTCCGGCGGTCAGCAGCAGCGGGTGGCCCTGGCCCGGGCCCTGGTGATCCAGCCGCAGCTGCTGCTGATGGACGAGCCGCTATCCAACCTGGACGCCAAGCTGCGCATCGAGATGCGGACCGAGATCCGGCGGCTGCAGCGGCAGTACGGCATCACCACCATCTACGTCACCCACGATCAGGAGGAGGCCCTGGCCATCTCCGACCGCATCGCCGTGATGAACCAGGGCCGTGTGGAGCAGGTGGGCACGCCGAGGGAGATCTACTTCCACCCGCAGACGGTCTTCGTCGCCGGCTTCATCGGCACGACCAACCTGCTGCGGGGTCGGGTGGAAGGCGGCCAGGTCAGGGCACTGGGCGCCGTGGTGCGGGAGGTGGCCGCCCCCGACGGCGACTGCACGGTGGCCGTCCGGCCGGAGAAGATCGCCCTGGGCGGAGGCGAGGTCACCTTCACCGGCTTCGTGGAGGAAGCGCTGTTCGTGGGCAGCGCCACCACGGTGTTCGTGCGGACCCCCGCCGGCGAACGCATCGAGGTCCGACTCCCCAACGAGATCGACCCGCCCCGGGTCGGCGAGCAGGCCACCTTCGGCTTCCGGCGCGCCGCGGCGGCGGTCTTCGGCGCACAGGGCGAGGTGTTGCCGTGA